One Fusobacterium nucleatum genomic window carries:
- a CDS encoding pyridoxamine 5'-phosphate oxidase family protein produces MAKLTDAIKDLILNPVKEGAWTAQLGWIATVREDGAPNIGPKRSCRIYDDATLIWNENTAGEIMKDIERGSKVAVAFANWDKLDGYRFVGTAEVHKEGKYYDEVVEWAKGKMGVPKAAIVFHIEEVYTLKSGPTAGTRID; encoded by the coding sequence ATGGCTAAATTAACAGATGCTATAAAAGATTTAATATTAAATCCAGTTAAAGAAGGAGCTTGGACAGCACAATTAGGTTGGATTGCAACAGTAAGAGAAGATGGAGCACCAAACATTGGACCAAAAAGATCTTGCCGTATATATGATGATGCAACTTTAATATGGAATGAAAATACAGCTGGAGAAATCATGAAAGATATTGAAAGAGGATCAAAAGTTGCAGTAGCTTTTGCTAACTGGGATAAATTAGATGGATACCGTTTTGTAGGAACAGCTGAAGTTCATAAAGAAGGAAAATACTATGATGAAGTTGTTGAATGGGCAAAAGGGAAAATGGGAGTTCCTAAAGCTGCAATAGTATTCCATATTGAAGAAGTTTATACTTTAAAATCAGGACCAACTGCTGGAACAAGAATAGACTAA